The Chroicocephalus ridibundus chromosome 8, bChrRid1.1, whole genome shotgun sequence genome includes the window TGGTTCATTCAGCAATTGAGCTGGACgtgcttttctgaaagaaaattatgaggaaaactgaaaagctgaagtatgtgtatggttggacttgatctcaaaggtcctttccaaccatgaagattctatgattctatagaatCAGAAAAAATGGCTATATAATAACAGAGCTACTGAATTTTTTCTGGACTGTTCTTTGTCTAAGGATTAACTATCAATTGCCAGCTACTTTAGACAATATATGTTGACCATCTTGATTGCAACAACTTTTTCTTATCAGCGAGGATAGTGCTCCCAGATGAGTTCTTGCTCATAGTcttgtatttctctttctgttttcctgtgttcACTTACCTAGTGGCATCTTTGTTAATTCTCatgccttctctttttctcttgccCTCATATTCATTCTTTCCTGTTTGTGTTTCTATTTTAATGCTCTTCTGCTCAATAAAAATCTCACCCACCTACATCTGTTTCACACTAGTGAACATGGAAGTACTGTCTGTCTCACTCTCTGCGTTGTACCCATTCTTTCCATCTACCCACATACTCCCTTGCTTGCACACAGCTACCCTTTCTCCTGCAGTACACCCACACACTGGCATTTGTGAACGTAGGAACACTGCTTGCTGGGGCTTGCCTGGTACTCCCATTCCTGATGCTGTGTCTTACAAGAGCATGTAAATAGGAGCACTGAGAATGTGGCTAGAGGTCTAGGGCGAAGCAcaggaaaagcagtaaaatattaaaaggcCTTTGTTAAGCTTGAGGAGAGCACAAAGCGGATACTCGGGTCTAGGTGCTACTCATCCTCATTGCTGTTTGAGTGGATGTAGTACAGAAATACCAGATCAACATGCTTGCTTTTCACTTAGTGCAGCCATTGAGGTTTCCAGAGGACAGTCCTGTTTCTCTGGTTGCATCTTACTTGGTGGCTTTGATCAGATTCTGTTGGAAACTTTCTTGGTATATAATTGAAAATAGCCTCAAGAAACGTTAGGTTCAGTGTGCAGCAAAATCTGCTCGCATGGCAACAGGGAACAGTATTCACAGGTTCACTGTAGGCCACACTGTATGTCCTTAGCTCTCTGTCAGAATCTGTGTACGTGCTTGCAACAAAGCGCAACAGTAAACTTTGTGCAAATGTACTCATTTTGAAGACACCAGTTGTCCATCTTGCAGCTGTTTGTTTACTGTAAAGCTATTGATTACAGTTTGGTCCAAGTTGgtcagaatattttattatgttaGTCCAGGACCCCCTGTCCTGCAGATGTTTGTTCCAGCTCACGAGCAGTTCCTGGTTGGACTTTGGGCTTTGTTTGAACATCTTGTGTGTTCACTGTTTCCTCAGACTGGCATGAACAAGTATGTTGGCTTGCTCAAACTCATGTCTGATCAAATTCTATTCAACAGCAAGTCTCTTCTCTATCTCTGGTTTCTTGACCTTCATAGTTGACAAACCATTTGCTACAATAAAAGTAGTACAGACTTTTACCATAAGTGGTGTGAAATTCATGGGTTACTAAGTTATTACTATTATGCAAAgagtgtttattttgttttatttttaaaggctatCCTCTAATAGCAGAAGCCCTCTGACCACagtaacttggaaaaaaaacaaaacaacaaactccTTGTGACTAAAGTGATGTTGTTTGTAGGCATTTGTACTGTCACTTTAGTACTTTGTCTGTATAACATACTTTGAAGAGAAGCATTGCTAATCTGCGTTGTCTCTCCCTGCACACAAGTCTAGAGTGATCCTGAAAGGTTtacatttctgcatttcactttttactcaagctatttttaattttattaagtaAAAAGGACCATGTGAAACCTGGTCAACAAACTAGTTTAGATAACTGCTTTAAGGTTCTGTGGTGCCTAGGCTGTTTGAAGAAACTGATTGGAAGTGCTCAGTAGAGTTTAAATATCTTCGGGATTTTTCAAAAGAGTACTTTCTGGAACTGTTTTGAGAAATGAAGGGGAATGAGCTTATTTCCAAAATAAGCACATTAGTTCTTGCTTGATGTAAAATTCCTTTCTGTCACTAAAACCTTTGAGGCTGTATATATCCAAACAAAGCCAGGGGATAACCTTAACTCCTCTCTGACTTTGTTTCCAAGCATCCAAGACAAATTTAAATCATCCAATGAATATTAAGCAAGAACTTGTTTTGCAATTTCTGCCTGTGTTTAATGACTGAAGACTTAATTTCAAAAGCTTCATTTATAGACATTATGCGCTCTGATACAATCAACCCATGTCTCTGAATGGAAGATAACATGTAATTTTCCACCTCTTGTCATCTGTTTTTGCTTTTCAAGCTCATTTCACAACCATGAAGGAGATGACATCCGGAAAGCCTGTTCCTTCAAAGTGTGGGCAGGGACGGCTGGCACTTAGGGGTCTAAGGTGATGAATTTGTACTATTCATTAccatttcagcttttatttccttcctcattCACTGTGTATAATGACAGGATGTCTCTACTAACAGGCTTTCATGGATGGCTTTTTCAGTTTCAATATATGGGAGAGAATGATACTATTATATTACTGTTATACCACATTTTTAGTTCTATATCAGCTAATActaaaaatatctatttcagGGAATACACTTAGAAAAGGCTTTCCAAATTGGAGAGGTTAAAATTAGTCTTCTAAACGCACATTCAGGGTCTGCTGGACTCTTGAGTCATCCTATAATGAAAACTCTCTGTCACAGGGAGAAGTTAATTCACTTCAAAAGTATACCTGAAGATGgtacaatgatttattttttttttccacactgaaacACTGACAAACAATGAAAATGTTTCCTTCGGGGTAGAACACTTAAAGAAAAGTCTGAGTCACCACTGTCAAAGCTTAAATCTTCTCCATGTACTGCATCCTGTTTTCCTATTCTGATCTGTAGCTGATGACCGATCTGATTCAACAGATTTTTGTAGAGACCATGAATGAACAGCAAATTTCCATTCTCTTAAGGTGTATTTTCACccagggcaagtcctgcctgaccagtCTAGTGGTGTTCTATGATCTATGACTatatcagtggacaagggaagagctacggatgtcatctatctggatttctgtaaggcctttgacacagtccacCACAAgctccttctctctaagttggaggaagatggatttgatgggtggactgttcggtggatgaggaattggttgttGGATAGTCACATCCAGAGAGTaatggtcaatggctcaatgtccagatagagatcagtgaggagtggtgcccctcaggggtctgtactgggaccacaACTActtaatatattcatcaatgacatagtggcatcgagtgcaccctcagcaagtttgcaggcaaCATCAAGCTGActtgcctgagggacaggatgccatccagagggacctggacaagttgggcctgtgtgaacctcttgaggttcaaggccaagtgcagggtcctgcatctgggtcagggcaacccccagtatcaatacaggctgggggtgaagggattgagagcagccctgccgagaaggacttgggggtactggtggatgaaaagctggatgtgagccagcaatgtgcgtttgcagtccagaaagccaatcacatgctgggctgcatcaaaagaagtgtggccagcagcaggtcaggggaggtgattctgcccctctactctgctccggtgagaccccacatggagtactgtgtccagctctggggtccccagtagaggaaagacatgggcctgttggaatgggtccagaggagggccacaaaaacgagcagggggatggagcagctctccatgaaggcaggctgagagagttggggtggttcagttCAGAGActagaaggctctggggagaccttatggcagccttccagtacatgAAGGGGGTTGataagaaaggtggggacaaacttttttgcagggcctgtagtgataggacaaggggtaatggttttaaactaaaagaggttagatttagactagatataaggaggaaagcttttactctgagggtggtgaaacactggagcaggctgcccagagaggtggtagatgccccatccctggaaacattcaaagtcaggttggacggggctctgagcaacctgatctagttgaagatgtccctgctcattgcaggggggttggactagatggccgttaaaggtcccttccaacccaaattgttctatgttttttttccaaaaaagggaaagctgaatctagtttaaaaaaaatcaaataagctGTTTgacatatatattaaatattttaatgtgttgGATGACAGATCTTGATTGTTCTGGAAAGTTTTAACAGTTAACTGGTAATTAACTCAGTCCAGCATATTGTGAAAAAGGACAGTTTCCCCCAGTTGCCCACTAATTTACTTACAATATAGTTAATAGCCTGCATTCACAAGTTTCCCCTTTGAGTATGGGAAGCTTCCAGGGAGGCACACTTTCCGTATTTGATGTGTAACATGTCCTGTTTTGGACAAGTCTGCCATGCTGGGCAGGGCACAACCCACAGCTGTGAAACCAATCTGCAATACTGAGGCTATTTGTGTGTATgagtggggggaggaggaggtgagtgGGAAATCACAAATAAACTTGATATGGTGAATGCGCCTTGTAGATGAACCAAAGCTCACAGAAAATACTGAGCCCTTAATCCTTTTGATCTGTATGTTCTGTTTTTCTGAGTGCAAAGAACCTCCATTTTGGCAATATTTCAAGAAAAGGATTCACTGCAAAATAAGCATTGTatactgcattttgaaaaatagattttgaagaaataataaaactatttAATGTGGACTATTTTATAGCATGTAAATGTTGTTAAGTgtcttaaaatactgtaaaaattgtTTGTTGTGCCATTGAACTATTACTTTatagtttcttccttttataaAGTAGATTAGCATGGATGGCACTATAAGTTGCCATAAAATACTTCCAGATCTCTTGGACTTTGTTTAAACAACCGGCTTTGTATAGCCCTGCTATAGCAACATATATATAATACTAGGCTTACGACTGCATCCCAGAGGCAGCTCTGAATTTCTTTATGCTGTTTATTGCTTCGTGAAACATGGAATTGCCAGGGACACTGGAGTGGGCTGGAATATCTCTGGAATTAACAACCTGGGCTCTTTGACTTTGTAGCTGTTTTCAGGTTCCTACTGCAAATGAGGTGAAAGACTTAGAAATGTACCAAGGTTGGGTTGTAAGGAGTggaatagtttctttttttaaaaaaaaaaccaaacctttcctTCTCACACAGTACCAAATCATGAACCAGGAAGAGATGCTTGTGGAGAAGAATGAAAAGTCTCTGCATCTTCCCTCCTCAGATAGTCTGGTCTATACTAACTCTGTAATACAAGTGGTTGGTGTGCTCCCTGAAAGCAGTGTTAGTCTCTTCAGGGGATGAGTTTAGCTTATATTTAGAGTGCTCTAACCAGCATGCTATAGCGTCACTTTCTCACCCTTTCCGGTTAGGGCAGACCCAGTGACTCTTTGCAGGAGGTCAGGGCGCAGGATGCCAGGTCTGTGAATACCAGAGCAGCTGTGGTGATTGCACTCAGTCTTTAGTGAAATGATTTGCTCTGCCTCGTGCAAAGTCACAGAGCAGTGGGCACAGGCGGCAATGTTGGCAGTCTCTTGAAGTGAGCAGTGACTGGAGTTATGCCATGGTTTTGGGCGCTGCAGCAGAGTCTGCCTTCTCCTTTTCATTATATCTGCCTCTGAGACCTATATTGAGTTGGAAACACTTATCCACCCATTACCCCACCCAGCAGTCTCCCTAACAGCAGATGAAATTGCTTCTGACGAACAGTCTCCTCTGGCACCaacaagccattaaaaaaaacccctaaccctAACTAGCCAtattatgaaatattattttattcagaaatttcaTACCGGTGTTTGTCTAGATCATGGCAAAATTGTGAAACTGCAGGGGGGAGTAAATGGGACTGGGCCCATACTAATTTAAGGGATTTACAGTCAAAAGAATAACGTTACTTGAAGGCTATGTCTGTTTAGAGGGTAGCAGACATTTCATAGTTCTCTTTTGTGTTCTGTGAGGTTGAAGCTATGGAAACTATGACGTTTGGTCCATGTTAACTGTATCAGATCACGCATGAGAGTGCCTCTTGTGTGGGAGGCATAGTTGTTTTTCCTAATTCACAGGAATTAGACTTATTCCTACCAATCCTGGAAAATTAATTAATGTAAGAGACCCTACTGGAGACTGGTTTACACTGTTTCAGGAGCATTCAAGATTTGCAATCAGAGGGTCCCTCAGGTATATAtatttaacaaaaggaaaacaatactgCGAGACCAGATTCTTTTGCTCTGCATTTACTGGCCTTGAAAGTGGGAAGATGTCATTTGCAGTGGCTTCCAGCTACAACAGTAAGTGATGGTGAAAGTTGTCAGCAACTGCTACTTAGCTATCTATGCTTCTTCCAGCAGAGTTTTGCTTCTAACATTGAAGACTGGGACCTTCAAGGGAGGACAAAATGTCCCCAAAGGGTGGCAGTATGAACACAGTCTTCTCTCGCCATGAGAATGACGTCTGTGGGTTTACAGCTTCTCCCTTTGGTATGGAATAATGGAGTGTGCCTGACTAAGATCATGttattttggaaaatggaaaatctgCAAGGGTGAGATAAAATCTTGTATTGCCATGCATGTGATAACTGAGTCTCATGATGGTAACTCATCAAGACCAGGGcacactttcatttattttcattttgaactctAATGTCAATGCCTTAAATGCTTCAGATTTGGTCATGCCTGTGTTCACAGTTACATGATTCAAGCGTAATTGCAACTTTTCTTATTTTAGTTACCTGCTCTGCTATCGGCTACTCATAACACTGTATATTTTAGAGTAAATTTAATACAACATTTGCAGTGAAAATAAATGACCTTTGATGCTAGTATTGGCATTGTATATTAGAGTCTGGATCTTGCCAAGAATGTGACTGCTAGTGAGTCTCATCAGTTACTGCCTCCCAACATAAGCAAGCATGAGTGATCTGCTGTGCTCAACACATCATCAGTATGGAAGTGTATTGAACTCTGGGATCAGTGATTAAAAATGTTGTCTATATTTGACATTTGACTCTGGTGCTGGTAGCTGGGGCAGTatgaaaaataggaaggaaatttagacctgcttctcttttttgtttgggtttttttttgttattgttgttttcttcttgGGGGTCATGAGGATGGGCATATGTAGGTCAGGATCACCTGCTCCAGACAACTAAGATTATGGTTGTGtaaaataggtttaaaaaaacccaggaaagGTGGTGTGGGGAAAATTAATATCTGGATAAGGAGATGGGTAGTAGCAgcaaagtgggagaggagagAACCATATGTTTCAATACTTCAGTAATTACGGTGGCAAGACCACTTAAGATGTAAAATGatcataaaactttatttttagtaGATTTGATTGAAGAGTTGCttattattttgcaataaattaaacagaaaatatgctACATACCTGACTGTTGAATACAAACTTAGTAAAATTACAGCTTATGCAATtcttatataatttaaaataaatcaattttaagATATAACAATGTATTATACAAAGCACAATAGCATCATGGAGCTGCACTCATGCTTATTAAcatttcacagattaaaaaaaggcattagTCAGtcctttctgtgcattttcttgtTATGCACAAAACTGTCAGTCatccttattttttcttctgaacttgATAATCTTTTCCCAGCATTCAGCTTGCTGTTCTTGCACTTTCTAATAATCAGCAGTCCTTTGGGTTCTAAGACTTGGTTCAACATTCACAGTGTAGTTCAAACAATAAATAGTATCCATACCCTGTCTTGACTCCATGGTGTATGGGAGGAGAttttctccctgtgctgctctcaCCCTTGTAACAGTCTTGCCAGCTCTTATCCTGCGTTCTCTTGGCCATGGAGCTGTTTGGGTCTCCCCCATACTCCTCCTCCTAAGGCAGGGGTTCTCCTTGCTGAGCTCCAACCACCCTGAAGGATCTCTCCACAGGATATTTGTCTCTTCACTGCCTCAAACACTTCACTTTGAAGTGTTAGTTTGCAGCTGGTTCAAAAGGTTCAGGTAGACTTTGGATTTCAAAAATCTGGGATATGAATCCCTCTCCATGAGGATGTACACAGTTTTCTGGGCTTCATCAAAACTTGTGTGAGTCGGATCTTGTGCCTTTTTGGCTGTTGCTTCCCTCATCTGATAGTCAATATTGATCtggaaagtgaaaaacaaatgccATCAACATCTTAAAAATATGCTCTCTTTCTATATCTATCACTTTGTTTTGTCAATAAACAAATTTGCAGCCTTAGAACTCAGTGTGATAGTTCAATATCAGAACTGCAAAATGAGGGAATGTTAATGCTTATATCCCAGTTAAGCACAAAAATTGCTACGGAGTATAGAAATGCAGTTTCTTATGGAGTCAGGAGTAACACAACTGAGCAAACGGAGAAGCAGAGGAACAACCTCCAATTAAACCTCTGGTTAAAACAATAGGAGAAATCTTGTGTAAAATGAGTCTTCAGTTTGAAATATGATCAACATATACAACCTTTAATTCTCCAGAATGtccacatattttaaaagacaagaaatattCCACAGTTCTCCTACTAGCAAAGCTCTAAGTGTTGGATTCCAAACACCAGCAGTAATTCAAACTGGGCTGAGTCAGAGAATGGCATTGTGTGCTGAGCTGCTGGTGCCTCTGCTGAGCTTCTGCTAGTGGTGCTCCCAAGTACCAGCCTGTATCATGTGAGTCTACTTGTGAGATCTGATAATCTCACAGCTGAAGACAGTAATGATGAAAGTACACCATAAAAACATGCATCTCTTTTTCCTATGTAACTGAATGAATGTATGAGTATCTCAGTGAAGCTACACTTCTATCTTCTGAGTTTCCAGAATCCTTGTACTCTAATACTAGACAGATTAACTTTGTACTTACCTGTTTAATAGCATCTGACTGAACAAACTCCTCATAAATCCTCTCTGCTTTGCCATGTAAGTGATCAGACTTGGTTTTCTTGTAATCCTCACAAGCCAACCAGAACTCGATGTTTTCCTCACTGAACTCTGACTTCAGGAACTCACGAAAGACACCTTGACCACCTAAAGCCAACACAAATACATCATCATTTAAAGCATGACATACGTGACcagggagaataaaataaatagcagGACATGTATTGAAACTTCTGTTATAGAATTTTGACAAAATACACTGTTCTTCCCTTCTTTGACACACTACAGATACCCTAATATTAGGGATGATGGAGTCTCCCTAATTACATTCAGAATTTTTTAGATCTAGACCCTGGGTACCAAAATACATCAATGGATTTTCTTGGGGTACCAGTGGAGAGAAAATTCCAAATTAAACTGATATGTTAGGCAAGGACAGAAGACTGATCAAAAAGCACTGAATTGAGCCGTTTGGGGTTTATTTGCTATAGTGGGAGTaggaaagagaaggggggggaaagaaaaagcaaacttgGAAGCGAAGCTGTAACAGTAGCTGTGTTACACTGGAGGTGTAAATAACTGAAATGCAACTGGCCATTCTCTGGCAGTGTTTGCAGAGTGCTACAGCTTTGCCTATTTGGTCACATTAGGTAAAGTTTTATCCTCAGAGTAACAACGAAGTCATACTGAAGTAATAGACTTACTTTGGCTGGCCAAGAGCTTTTCCAAAGACTGGGACCACTGTATTACTTCCTCTGCAGAGAGCCTAagatgacaagaaaaagaaaagactttagGCAAGAAACCATGTGGGTTGGTTTGCATGTTTAAAGAAGACAAATTTTATAATTTATTCGATTAGAATAAATTCTAATTCTATAGAAtaaattctataattctattagaataaataaataaaaattatataaattctAATTCTATTACAATAAATTCTATTCTATAGAATAAATGGAATTTATTCTATTCTAGGAATATGTACCAGGTATTTATTAAACTTATGGCTTTCTCATAATCTGAGACTCTGGAGGCAAGtccacattgaaaaaaataatcagagatgGAAAACCAAGGAACTATGATGTTGTCCTGAATTCTGTTCCCAGAAAGATGAGCTTTTACTGTAATATGACCAAATAATTTTGTATCTGTACTTCTGTTTACATATTCCTGAAATAAGAATGGTAATACCAATGCTCATGACTTAAGTGTGAGGCATCATTTCTTGTAAATCTTTAGAGAATGGACAcaattttcctctgaagaaaataGATTTAACTGCGGTGTCTTCTCCCCCACTGTTTGACGCAAATACATCACAtcactaagaaaaaaatccttaactCCATGAATAGTTTCTACTTCCTAATGTTCACTTCTTTGGTATTTTGGAAATTCTAGGCATTAGTATATTTGTTGTTCTATAAGTAGtttagaaattaataaaataatttactataTAGTAATCTAGCTATAGTTATATTTTCGTTATATCTTAGTGTATCTCAGTACTTACATGACATTTCTGGAGTTAGAAGTCTTGATCCCAGATTCGATATGTGGCACCATgcacttcaaataatttttgagATCTGCACCACTGAAACCAATGAACAGACACTTTTGTAATCCGTTAAAATTGCTGTTGCATTTCAATTCTACTTAAATTTCTTAAGACTTTTAATCAGAGGCAGACAGCTCCATTCTGTGCCTGAAGTCTGTGAAGTTACATAtccaagtaactttttttttttaaaagactaagAGGCTCCCAGTGTGTCCAAAATCTACTCCTGATTACTTAAGGGAGTCAGTTCACTTGTATGCATCAGCTCAAGCTATTTTAAATGATGCTATAGTCCTGGGCTTCAAGCAGGCTTTGCAGTCATTTAGCCTGAAACACGGTGCTAATTCTTAATCTCtgtgttattttcatttctagtgttattttcatttctaataaATTAGAGTTTATACTTAGATATATATACTTACAAAGCCTTTTGCTTCTTCTTATGGATTTTGCCTTCTGCAAGCTTGCAGTCGTCTTTTCCATTTAATTCAGTCATGttgttgtggggaaaaaaaaatcctggcatTTTACTTAACGTTAATGTGAAGAGACGTTTGCAATGATAATCCTCCAGGTGCCAAATGTCAGTTCACCgactctgctgctgccttttattGACGCAGGCAGCCCTGCTAGTTGGTGTGAACAGATCTGTTTATCATGTATCCTCACCACAAACTGTGGaagttaccttttttttcagtgcacaGTGACGTGAgtcttttgagaaagaaaacagacagcagTGTCTCGTGGTTGAGGTTAAACCGGATGAGACTGAGTtactttgggtttgttttgtgtgtctgtgttaccaaaaaaaaaaaaatcccctctagAACTTCGAATTCTTGTCCCTTTCTGATTGGTACTTTCAAATCAGAAATACTTCTTGGTTTTATCAAATGAGCGGCAAATACTGCCTTTTTATCTTGACAAAATTCGCCTGCTTACATGCCTCTGTTACGAAATGTCATACTTCGCAATTGATTTGATGGGTTCAGTGGAATATTAGAAAAGAGTACTTTAAGATATGCCAGTATTAAGGTTCCGTATGCAACAAGCTATTTGCAAGTCACCAGTTGTTCTTCAAACTAGAATACTGTTAGGTAGAGGAATCTGATTTGTTTAGATATGAGTgctatgaaaatgtttaaaagtgATTTTCATGGGGAAGGGGtttgaaacagcaaaaattatttaatttggtttaatttttccAAGTCAGATTATTTGCAAGCACACTGCCATGTTTCAGGAATGCATCTGTAATTTTAAGTGATTCAACCTGTGTAAAGATTGACTATAAGGTAAAGAGCTGTTGTTTGTAAAGAATGTGAACACTACAATGTGTTAGAGGGATGTTTGCATTCTTTGTATATACTATGCAAGAAGAAACCATAGATacaaagcaagatgaaaaataacAGTTACCCTCTATTTATCTGTCTGAGTTGATGATTTAGAGGTTTAAGTACTTAATCTGGTTCCTGGGCATCCCAATTTCtgcttgtttgctgttttttggtttggttttgttttttttttgggggggggggaagtttcaaagattttgttttgttgaatAATGCATACAACTTTGATTACTTAATAGCTCATGAATGATTTGTACAGGGCTGCATATGGTTATGGTAACTGAG containing:
- the RGS1 gene encoding regulator of G-protein signaling 1; its protein translation is MPGFFFPHNNMTELNGKDDCKLAEGKIHKKKQKAFGADLKNYLKCMVPHIESGIKTSNSRNVMLSAEEVIQWSQSLEKLLASQSGQGVFREFLKSEFSEENIEFWLACEDYKKTKSDHLHGKAERIYEEFVQSDAIKQINIDYQMREATAKKAQDPTHTSFDEAQKTVYILMERDSYPRFLKSKVYLNLLNQLQTNTSK